The following are encoded in a window of Flavobacteriales bacterium genomic DNA:
- a CDS encoding tail fiber domain-containing protein codes for MDTTPGGKLHVLATPGSEAATALLVNQQGTTGTTYGLDVTNNEPSLGFNPGIAYGIRSRVKNAAIAYGVHSSVSNTSGQSGTNRMWGVYTYSHAFSPAIGAGGVYGGVAAAANASVNEILGGQFRIEMGPGNAHGTVRGVDAKIVPSSSTATTVHGGYFEAAKGTTGTYGVQALALGAGVGQSCGVLASGNQAGSFNYGVMASSSSIVQGSTNYAVHARVSGGTGTRYGVYAQAPVDANSYAGYFNGDVHVTGTGYHPGGVWTPSDAELKTGVEDLQGASATLAQLTPKTYHYLAQEHLSAALPEGIQAGLMAQDLQDVLPQLVRDISIPALLDTLGVELSPAETIKAINYTGLVPYLIAAFNEQQKRLDQLEESLAACCAQDTDKSYQPGPMDGYGQVKQDPALERWLRIDPNPFTDATTVRYTLEHAGRVQLLVNSGDGKQLQVLHERLASAGDHSYDWNTAHLAPGVYYVTLLLDGEPLVKRAVKVR; via the coding sequence ATGGACACCACGCCTGGTGGCAAGCTGCATGTGCTGGCCACGCCAGGCAGCGAAGCGGCCACGGCGTTGCTTGTGAACCAACAGGGTACCACAGGCACCACCTACGGCCTTGATGTGACGAATAATGAACCTTCGCTGGGATTCAACCCGGGTATCGCATATGGCATACGCTCCAGGGTGAAGAATGCCGCCATCGCCTATGGTGTGCATAGCTCGGTGAGCAATACATCAGGGCAGAGCGGAACGAACAGGATGTGGGGTGTTTACACCTATAGCCATGCCTTCAGTCCAGCCATTGGGGCCGGAGGCGTCTATGGGGGAGTGGCCGCTGCGGCCAATGCGAGTGTGAACGAAATTCTCGGGGGGCAGTTCCGCATCGAAATGGGACCTGGCAATGCACATGGCACCGTACGAGGTGTGGACGCGAAAATTGTCCCCAGTAGCAGTACCGCCACCACGGTCCATGGTGGATATTTCGAGGCGGCCAAGGGAACGACCGGGACCTACGGCGTTCAAGCCCTCGCGCTTGGCGCCGGTGTGGGCCAAAGTTGCGGCGTGCTTGCATCAGGCAACCAAGCTGGATCGTTCAACTATGGGGTGATGGCTTCCAGTTCGAGCATTGTCCAGGGATCCACCAACTACGCGGTACATGCAAGGGTCTCAGGAGGTACAGGAACACGCTACGGCGTTTATGCCCAAGCTCCTGTGGACGCCAACAGTTACGCGGGTTACTTCAACGGAGATGTTCACGTGACGGGGACCGGCTACCATCCTGGCGGTGTGTGGACGCCTTCCGATGCGGAGCTGAAAACGGGTGTGGAAGATCTTCAAGGGGCCAGTGCGACCCTGGCACAGCTCACACCCAAGACCTACCACTACTTGGCGCAAGAACACTTGAGCGCCGCTTTACCTGAGGGTATACAAGCTGGCTTGATGGCCCAGGACCTTCAGGATGTCCTGCCCCAGTTGGTCCGGGACATCAGCATTCCGGCATTGCTGGATACCCTTGGTGTTGAACTCTCGCCGGCCGAAACGATCAAGGCCATCAACTACACGGGCCTGGTGCCGTATTTGATCGCGGCGTTCAATGAGCAACAGAAACGACTCGACCAGCTTGAAGAGTCCTTGGCCGCCTGCTGCGCCCAGGACACCGACAAGTCCTACCAGCCCGGGCCGATGGACGGCTACGGCCAGGTGAAGCAGGACCCCGCCCTGGAGCGTTGGCTGCGCATCGATCCCAACCCCTTCACCGACGCCACCACCGTGCGCTACACGCTGGAACACGCGGGCCGCGTGCAACTGCTGGTGAACAGCGGCGACGGCAAACAACTCCAGGTGCTGCATGAGCGCCTGGCCTCGGCGGGAGACCACAGCTATGATTGGAATACCGCGCACCTGGCACCGGGCGTGTACTACGTGACGCTGCTGCTCGATGGTGAGCCGCTGGTGAAGCGGGCGGTGAAGGTGCGGTAG
- a CDS encoding S46 family peptidase yields the protein MKKPLKTMMKFRSLALTFAALITLAASAQEGMWLLDKLKAINEADMRRMGLKLTADDIYNINESSLKDAVVRLGGGFCTGEMVSAEGLFLTNHHCGYSAVQALSSVANDYLTDGFWAKTRQDELPVDFGVSFLQRIDDVTAQVLAELNDGMAEEERSAKVQEVGMRLRAEAPKGNGLSTDFKVMYEGNEFYLYTYKTYRDVRLVGTPPNAIGKFGGDTDNWMWPRHTGDFAMFRVYAGADGEPADRSDSNVPLKPKHFFPVSIAGVEEGDIAMVIGFPGSTDRFLSSHGVKLALDIDQPSRVKIRGAKLDIMKEHMDASDEVRIKYAAKYAQVSNYWKYFIGQQRGLKRLRVEDKKRKQEAELMAWVDADPARKAKYGEMMELLRHGYAERSKFERASTYMQEAAFGSEMVLMGFRSYGLLNQLRTDEKNAAAVSAMVARTQAAADGFFKDYDAATDQRITAAMFRMISQDVEQDLQPAVVRDIAKKYKGNFDAWAKAVFSTSMLVDRKKLDAFLAKPTRKAMEKDLGVQAMEGCINHFRNILGPAMAASEADTERGYRLMVAAMREKDPARMWYPNANSTPRLTYGKVGSYFPADGMWYKHVTTHRGILEKEDPTNEEFIVPARQKELLLAKDFGRYADANGDLIIGFISANDITGGNSGSPVINGNGELIGIAFDGNWEAMSGDIAFEPDLQRTISVDMRYVLWTIDKFAGAKHLVDEMTVVERKAPEPVKVEEAVVPTKPAKSPARK from the coding sequence TTGAAAAAGCCCCTGAAGACCATGATGAAATTCCGTTCCCTCGCGCTGACGTTCGCGGCGCTGATCACCCTTGCCGCCAGCGCCCAGGAGGGCATGTGGCTGCTGGACAAGCTCAAGGCCATCAACGAGGCGGACATGCGCCGCATGGGCCTGAAGCTCACCGCCGACGACATCTACAACATCAACGAAAGCAGCCTGAAGGACGCCGTGGTGCGCCTGGGTGGCGGTTTCTGCACCGGCGAGATGGTGAGCGCCGAAGGTCTCTTCCTCACCAACCACCACTGCGGGTACAGCGCGGTGCAGGCCCTGAGCAGCGTGGCGAACGACTACCTCACCGATGGCTTCTGGGCCAAGACGCGCCAGGATGAATTGCCGGTGGACTTCGGCGTGAGTTTCCTGCAACGCATCGATGATGTGACCGCGCAGGTGCTGGCCGAGCTGAACGACGGCATGGCCGAGGAGGAGCGCAGCGCCAAGGTGCAGGAGGTGGGCATGCGCCTGCGGGCTGAAGCGCCCAAGGGCAACGGCCTCAGCACCGACTTCAAAGTGATGTACGAGGGCAATGAATTCTACCTCTACACCTACAAGACCTACCGCGACGTGCGCCTGGTGGGCACCCCGCCCAACGCCATCGGCAAATTCGGCGGCGATACGGACAACTGGATGTGGCCGCGCCATACGGGCGACTTCGCCATGTTCCGCGTTTACGCCGGTGCGGATGGCGAGCCCGCCGACCGCAGCGACAGCAACGTGCCGCTGAAGCCCAAGCACTTCTTCCCGGTGAGCATCGCCGGTGTGGAGGAAGGCGACATCGCCATGGTCATCGGCTTCCCCGGCAGCACGGACCGCTTTCTCAGCAGCCACGGCGTGAAGCTGGCCCTGGACATCGACCAGCCCAGCCGGGTGAAGATCCGCGGCGCGAAGCTGGACATCATGAAGGAGCACATGGACGCCAGCGACGAGGTGCGCATCAAGTACGCCGCCAAGTACGCCCAGGTGAGCAACTACTGGAAGTATTTCATCGGCCAGCAGCGCGGGCTGAAGCGCCTGCGCGTGGAGGACAAGAAGCGCAAGCAGGAAGCGGAACTCATGGCCTGGGTGGATGCCGATCCCGCACGCAAGGCGAAGTACGGCGAGATGATGGAACTGCTGCGCCACGGCTATGCCGAGCGCAGCAAGTTCGAGCGCGCCAGCACTTACATGCAGGAGGCCGCCTTCGGAAGTGAGATGGTGCTGATGGGCTTCCGTTCCTACGGCCTGCTGAACCAGCTGCGCACCGATGAGAAGAACGCCGCCGCCGTATCCGCCATGGTGGCCCGCACGCAGGCGGCCGCCGATGGCTTCTTCAAGGACTACGACGCCGCCACCGACCAGCGCATCACCGCCGCCATGTTCCGCATGATCTCCCAGGATGTGGAGCAGGACCTGCAGCCCGCCGTGGTGCGCGACATCGCCAAGAAATACAAGGGGAACTTCGACGCCTGGGCCAAGGCCGTCTTCAGCACCAGCATGCTGGTGGACCGCAAGAAGCTGGACGCCTTCCTGGCCAAGCCCACGCGCAAGGCCATGGAGAAGGACCTGGGCGTGCAGGCCATGGAGGGCTGCATCAACCACTTCCGGAACATCCTCGGCCCCGCCATGGCCGCCAGCGAAGCCGACACCGAACGCGGCTACCGCCTGATGGTGGCCGCCATGCGCGAAAAGGACCCCGCACGCATGTGGTACCCCAACGCCAACAGCACCCCGCGCCTTACCTACGGCAAGGTGGGCAGCTACTTCCCCGCCGACGGCATGTGGTACAAGCATGTCACCACCCACCGCGGCATCCTGGAGAAGGAGGACCCCACCAACGAGGAGTTCATCGTGCCCGCGCGGCAGAAGGAATTGCTGCTGGCCAAGGACTTCGGCCGCTACGCCGATGCCAACGGCGACCTGATCATCGGCTTCATCAGCGCCAACGACATCACCGGTGGCAACAGCGGCAGCCCGGTGATCAATGGCAACGGCGAACTCATCGGCATCGCCTTCGACGGCAACTGGGAGGCCATGAGCGGCGACATCGCCTTCGAGCCCGACCTGCAGCGCACCATCAGCGTGGACATGCGCTACGTGCTGTGGACCATCGACAAGTTCGCCGGTGCCAAACACCTGGTGGATGAGATGACCGTGGTGGAGCGCAAGGCCCCCGAGCCCGTGAAGGTGGAGGAGGCCGTGGTGCCCACCAAGCCGGCCAAGAGCCCCGCGCGGAAGTGA
- the yidC gene encoding membrane protein insertase YidC: MDRNSAIGFVLIAVILGAYTWYTLPSAEEQARLQRQQDSLAALTIEEREREAVREVESGRAEAVVEAATVTSAEDDLLSAADAWLADSLRNAAIKQRFGPFAPAAEGTGEMVTIENERLQVSISTHGARPVVMRLKEYSTYHGTPLFLADPDSGTYEFRFFAGNADISTRDLHFQAERIGPDAVRLIAPTDADGRRLEVTYTLDSTTYFMDVRAAFTGLAGVVDVRSLFFRWDITGLNNEKHLPNELQKSSVYFKYFGDKRDYLSETGEEEKELKGRTNWVAFKQDFFTVAMVSEEGFASSGSTISIEPLESETHTKRFKAKLYFDKKAEADPALAMRFYLGPNHYGTLRRTEVEELHKVIDLGWGIFGWMNRWLVIPIFNFLNQFDLSYGIIILVLTLAIKLLLMPLTYKNLVASAKMRVLKPEMETITAKFKDGDALKKQQATMDLYRKAGVNPASGCVPMLIQLPVLYAMFRFFPSSIELRQEKFLWADDLSSYDSVLDLPFTIPMYGDHVSLFTLLMAASTIVYSLINQNQMPTQQGMPSMKILIWMFPIMMLFFLNNFSAGLSYYYLLANVISILQMTVFKRWFIDEEKIRAQLLLNMKTPKKKSRWQQRLEDMQKQQQQTQRNRGRR; encoded by the coding sequence ATGGACCGCAACTCCGCCATCGGCTTCGTCCTCATCGCCGTGATCCTGGGTGCGTACACCTGGTACACCCTGCCGAGTGCGGAGGAGCAGGCCCGGCTCCAACGTCAGCAGGACAGCCTGGCGGCCTTGACCATCGAAGAGCGCGAGCGCGAGGCGGTGCGTGAAGTGGAGAGCGGCCGCGCCGAAGCCGTGGTGGAAGCCGCCACGGTGACATCCGCCGAGGATGACCTGCTGTCCGCCGCCGACGCCTGGCTGGCCGACAGTCTCCGTAACGCCGCCATCAAACAGCGCTTCGGCCCCTTCGCTCCCGCCGCCGAAGGCACCGGCGAAATGGTCACCATTGAGAACGAGCGCCTCCAGGTGAGCATCAGCACCCACGGCGCCAGGCCCGTGGTGATGCGCCTGAAGGAGTACAGCACCTACCACGGCACGCCGCTCTTCCTCGCCGATCCCGATTCCGGCACCTACGAGTTCCGCTTCTTCGCCGGCAACGCCGACATCAGCACACGGGACCTGCACTTCCAGGCCGAACGCATCGGCCCCGACGCCGTGCGCCTGATCGCCCCCACCGACGCCGACGGCCGGCGCCTGGAGGTGACCTACACGCTGGATAGCACCACCTACTTCATGGACGTGCGCGCGGCCTTCACCGGACTGGCCGGAGTGGTGGACGTACGCAGCCTTTTCTTCCGCTGGGACATCACAGGCCTCAACAACGAAAAGCACCTGCCCAACGAGTTGCAAAAGAGCAGCGTGTACTTCAAGTACTTCGGCGACAAACGCGACTACCTGAGCGAGACCGGCGAGGAGGAAAAGGAATTGAAGGGCCGCACCAATTGGGTGGCCTTCAAGCAGGATTTCTTCACGGTGGCCATGGTAAGCGAGGAAGGCTTCGCCAGCAGCGGATCCACCATCTCCATCGAACCGCTCGAGTCCGAGACGCACACCAAGCGTTTCAAGGCGAAGCTCTACTTCGACAAGAAGGCCGAGGCGGATCCCGCGCTGGCCATGCGCTTCTACCTCGGGCCCAACCACTACGGCACCCTGCGCCGCACCGAGGTGGAGGAATTGCACAAGGTGATCGACCTGGGCTGGGGCATCTTCGGCTGGATGAACCGCTGGCTGGTCATCCCCATCTTCAACTTCCTCAACCAGTTCGACCTCAGCTACGGCATCATCATCCTGGTGCTCACCCTGGCCATCAAGCTGCTGCTGATGCCGCTGACCTACAAGAACCTGGTGGCCAGCGCCAAGATGCGGGTGCTGAAGCCGGAGATGGAGACCATCACCGCCAAGTTCAAGGACGGCGACGCGCTGAAAAAGCAGCAGGCCACCATGGACCTCTACCGCAAGGCCGGCGTGAATCCCGCCAGCGGATGCGTGCCCATGCTCATCCAGTTGCCGGTGCTCTACGCCATGTTCCGCTTCTTCCCCAGCAGCATCGAACTGCGGCAAGAGAAGTTCCTCTGGGCCGACGACCTCAGCAGCTACGACAGCGTGCTGGACCTGCCCTTCACCATTCCCATGTACGGCGACCACGTAAGCCTCTTCACGCTGCTGATGGCCGCCAGCACCATCGTCTACTCGCTGATCAACCAGAACCAGATGCCCACCCAGCAGGGCATGCCCAGCATGAAGATCCTGATCTGGATGTTCCCGATCATGATGCTCTTCTTCCTGAACAACTTCAGCGCGGGCCTCAGCTACTACTACCTGCTGGCCAACGTCATCAGCATTCTGCAGATGACCGTGTTCAAGCGCTGGTTCATCGACGAGGAGAAGATCCGTGCGCAGCTGCTGCTGAACATGAAGACGCCCAAGAAGAAGAGCCGCTGGCAGCAGCGCCTGGAGGATATGCAGAAGCAACAGCAGCAGACCCAGCGCAACCGGGGCCGCCGCTGA
- a CDS encoding CTP synthase, which translates to MTGSTKYIFVTGGVTSSLGKGIISASLAKLLQARGFTVTIQKLDPYINVDPGTLNPYEHGECYVTEDGAETDLDLGHYERFLDVPTSQANNITTGRIYQNVITKERRGEYLGKTVQVIPHITDEIKRSIQALGRKGIYDFVITEVGGTVGDIESLPYVEAIRQLKWEKGRDCVAIHLTLLPFLRTTGELKTKPTQHSVKELLSLGVQPDVLVCRTEQPMQKGMKEKIALFCNVEPQAVIESRDADTIYDVPLLMQEEGLDLVVLRRLGLDKYPEADLTTWKDFLRRYKEPKGEVQIGLVGKYVELHDAYKSIKEALEHAGAANETRVRIKWVHSEKINAKNVARQLAGLGGIVVAPGFGHRGIEGKIEAIRHARENGIPFFGICLGMQCAVIEFGRHVLGLDSANSTEMDPETRHPVIDLMEEQKQVADKGGTMRLGAYPCKLAEGSLAARIYGRKDISERHRHRYEFNNGYLDRYQKAGMKASGINPKGKLVEIVELKDHPWFVGVQFHPEYRSTVARPHPLFVGFVEAVMKAGTI; encoded by the coding sequence ATGACGGGTTCCACCAAGTACATTTTCGTTACCGGGGGTGTGACCTCCTCGCTGGGCAAGGGCATCATCAGCGCCAGCCTGGCCAAACTGCTGCAGGCACGCGGCTTCACGGTCACCATCCAGAAGCTCGACCCCTACATCAACGTCGACCCCGGCACGCTGAACCCCTACGAGCATGGGGAATGCTATGTGACCGAGGACGGCGCCGAGACCGACCTGGACCTGGGCCACTACGAGCGTTTCCTGGACGTGCCCACCAGCCAGGCCAACAACATCACCACCGGCCGCATCTACCAGAACGTCATCACCAAGGAGCGGCGCGGCGAATACCTCGGCAAGACCGTGCAGGTGATCCCGCACATCACCGACGAGATCAAGCGCAGCATCCAGGCGCTGGGCCGCAAGGGGATCTACGACTTCGTCATCACCGAGGTGGGTGGCACCGTGGGCGACATCGAGAGCCTGCCCTACGTGGAAGCCATCCGACAATTGAAGTGGGAGAAAGGCCGCGATTGCGTGGCCATCCACCTCACCCTGCTGCCCTTCCTGCGCACCACAGGCGAATTGAAGACCAAGCCCACGCAGCACAGCGTGAAGGAGCTTCTGAGCCTGGGCGTGCAGCCCGATGTGCTGGTGTGCCGCACCGAGCAGCCCATGCAGAAGGGCATGAAGGAGAAGATCGCCCTTTTCTGCAACGTGGAGCCGCAGGCTGTGATCGAAAGCCGCGACGCCGACACCATCTACGATGTGCCCCTGCTGATGCAGGAGGAAGGACTGGACCTGGTGGTGCTGCGCAGACTCGGCCTCGACAAATACCCGGAGGCGGACCTGACGACGTGGAAGGATTTCCTGCGCCGGTACAAGGAGCCCAAGGGCGAGGTGCAGATCGGCCTGGTGGGCAAGTACGTGGAACTGCACGACGCCTACAAGAGCATCAAGGAAGCCCTGGAACATGCCGGCGCCGCCAACGAGACCCGCGTGCGGATCAAGTGGGTGCACAGCGAGAAGATCAACGCGAAGAACGTGGCCAGGCAACTCGCCGGGCTGGGTGGCATCGTGGTGGCACCGGGTTTCGGCCACCGTGGCATCGAGGGCAAGATCGAAGCGATCCGGCACGCCCGTGAGAACGGCATCCCCTTCTTCGGCATCTGCCTGGGCATGCAGTGCGCCGTGATCGAATTCGGCCGCCATGTGCTGGGGCTGGACAGTGCCAACAGCACCGAAATGGACCCCGAGACCAGGCACCCGGTGATCGACCTGATGGAAGAGCAGAAGCAGGTGGCCGACAAGGGCGGCACCATGCGCTTGGGCGCCTACCCCTGCAAGCTGGCCGAAGGCAGCCTCGCCGCCAGGATCTACGGCCGGAAGGACATCAGCGAGCGGCACCGCCACCGCTACGAATTCAACAACGGCTACCTGGACCGCTACCAGAAGGCCGGCATGAAGGCCAGCGGCATCAACCCCAAGGGCAAGCTGGTGGAGATCGTTGAACTCAAGGACCACCCCTGGTTCGTGGGTGTGCAATTCCACCCCGAGTACCGCAGCACGGTGGCCCGGCCGCACCCGCTCTTCGTGGGCTTCGTGGAGGCGGTGATGAAGGCGGGCACGATCTGA
- a CDS encoding TonB-dependent receptor — protein MMATASRKLLLPFFFLILHTGLMAQTGTIRGFVYDKGNGEPIIFTNVIVKGTTIGAATDVNGYFSITRLQPGSYTLMVTYLGYDTLEKTVNVARDQIVTEKLFISRRAIQMKEFEVTGEKQEAQTQVRMGVTKLTPRQIERLPAIGGEADLAQYLQVVPGVIFTGDQGGQLYVRGGSPIMNKVMLDGMVLYNPFHSIGLFSVFDNDIIRNADIYTAGFNAEHGGRVSSVMDITSRDGNKTRLSGKVGASTFAAKALLEGPIKKQSEPGASSSSFLLNMRHSYLDQSSKVLYSFVDTAGLPFYFTDLYGKISFNGANGSKFNLFGFNFSDGVNYQGVSDLGWNNWGAGSSFVLVPSGSAVLIDGVFSLSNYTIELREAELEPRMSEIAGFNGGLNFKLFNGDDEARYGVELLGFRTNFQFFNALGRPYQQEQNTTEIAGYINYKKKLDKVIIDPGLRVHYYASLSVMNLEPRLGFKWNITEDFRFKLAGGRYSQNLVAANSDRDVVNLFYGFLSAPDNLPRNITLRDGSTREVKDPLQRANHYVGGVEYDLTTELTANFEVYYKDFRQVTNLNRNKLFNDTPEFADKPDELKKDFVVETGQAYGADLQLKYEKGPTFIWAVYSYTFVDRFDGIQEYNPIWDRRHNVNLVLSRSFGKFEAWRANIRWNYGSGFPFTQTAGFYGSIPFNGDINTDIVTSNADLATIFGPLNQGRLPDYHRLDLGLTRQWKFDEHKMLELDISVTNSYDRQNIFYFDRVRFERVDQLPLLPSVGVSYKF, from the coding sequence ATGATGGCGACCGCTTCGCGCAAGCTCCTCCTCCCCTTCTTCTTCCTCATCCTGCACACCGGCCTGATGGCCCAGACGGGCACCATCCGCGGCTTCGTCTACGACAAGGGGAACGGGGAACCCATCATCTTCACCAACGTGATCGTGAAGGGCACCACCATCGGGGCGGCCACCGATGTGAACGGCTACTTCTCCATCACCCGCCTGCAACCGGGCAGCTACACCTTGATGGTGACCTACCTGGGCTACGACACCCTGGAGAAGACCGTTAATGTGGCGCGCGACCAGATCGTCACCGAAAAGCTCTTCATCAGCCGGCGCGCCATCCAGATGAAGGAATTCGAGGTGACCGGCGAGAAGCAGGAGGCCCAGACACAGGTGCGCATGGGCGTCACCAAACTCACGCCCCGCCAGATCGAACGCCTGCCGGCCATCGGGGGCGAGGCCGACCTGGCCCAATACCTCCAGGTGGTGCCGGGGGTGATCTTCACGGGCGACCAGGGCGGCCAGCTCTACGTGCGCGGCGGTTCGCCCATCATGAACAAGGTGATGCTGGATGGCATGGTGCTGTACAACCCTTTCCACAGCATCGGCCTGTTCAGCGTGTTCGACAACGACATCATCCGCAACGCGGACATCTACACCGCCGGCTTCAACGCCGAACATGGCGGGCGGGTGAGTTCCGTCATGGACATCACCTCGCGCGATGGCAACAAGACCCGGCTCAGCGGGAAGGTGGGCGCGAGCACCTTCGCCGCCAAGGCCCTGCTGGAGGGTCCGATCAAGAAACAATCGGAACCGGGAGCCTCCAGCTCCAGTTTCCTGCTGAACATGCGCCACAGCTACCTGGACCAGAGCAGCAAGGTGCTCTACAGCTTCGTGGACACGGCGGGCCTGCCCTTCTATTTCACGGACCTCTACGGCAAGATCTCCTTCAACGGCGCCAACGGCAGCAAATTCAACCTGTTCGGTTTCAACTTCAGCGATGGCGTGAACTACCAGGGCGTGAGCGACCTGGGCTGGAACAACTGGGGCGCGGGCAGCAGCTTCGTGCTGGTGCCCTCCGGGTCGGCGGTGCTCATCGACGGGGTCTTCTCCCTGAGCAACTACACGATCGAACTGCGGGAAGCCGAGCTGGAACCGCGCATGAGCGAGATCGCCGGATTCAATGGTGGCCTCAACTTCAAGCTCTTCAACGGCGACGACGAGGCCCGCTATGGGGTGGAGCTGTTGGGTTTCCGCACCAACTTCCAGTTCTTCAACGCCCTGGGCCGCCCCTACCAGCAGGAGCAGAACACCACGGAGATCGCCGGATACATCAACTACAAGAAGAAGCTGGACAAGGTGATCATCGATCCCGGGCTTCGGGTGCATTACTACGCCTCGCTCTCGGTGATGAACCTGGAACCACGCCTGGGCTTCAAGTGGAACATCACCGAAGACTTCCGCTTCAAGCTGGCCGGTGGCCGCTACAGCCAGAACCTGGTGGCCGCCAACAGCGACCGCGATGTGGTGAACCTCTTCTATGGCTTCCTCTCCGCACCGGACAACCTGCCGCGCAACATCACCCTGCGCGACGGCAGCACCCGCGAGGTGAAGGACCCCCTGCAGCGCGCCAACCATTACGTGGGCGGCGTGGAGTACGACCTCACCACCGAACTAACGGCCAATTTCGAGGTGTACTACAAGGACTTCCGGCAGGTGACCAACCTGAACCGCAACAAGCTCTTCAACGATACACCCGAGTTCGCCGACAAGCCCGACGAACTGAAGAAGGATTTCGTGGTGGAGACCGGCCAGGCCTACGGAGCCGACCTGCAACTGAAATATGAGAAGGGCCCCACCTTCATCTGGGCCGTCTACAGCTACACCTTCGTGGACCGCTTCGATGGCATCCAGGAGTACAATCCCATCTGGGACCGCCGCCACAATGTGAACCTGGTGCTGAGCCGCTCCTTCGGCAAGTTCGAGGCCTGGCGCGCCAACATCCGCTGGAACTACGGCTCGGGCTTCCCCTTCACGCAGACCGCCGGTTTCTATGGCAGCATCCCCTTCAACGGCGACATCAACACGGACATCGTCACCAGCAACGCCGACCTGGCCACCATCTTCGGTCCGCTGAACCAGGGCCGCCTGCCCGACTACCACCGCCTGGACCTGGGCCTCACCCGCCAGTGGAAGTTCGACGAGCACAAGATGCTTGAGTTGGACATCAGCGTGACCAATTCCTACGACCGCCAGAACATCTTCTACTTCGACCGCGTCCGTTTCGAACGCGTGGACCAACTGCCCCTGCTGCCCAGCGTGGGGGTGAGTTACAAGTTCTGA
- the holA gene encoding DNA polymerase III subunit delta, which translates to MKRILEGVRGGQFAPVYLLHGEESFFIDVLAEAVEHNTLAPEERDFNQTILYGRDVDHALVIDACKRYPMMAERQLVVVRELQTWRIDEIEKLVPYLLKPTPTTVLLLVHRHKKVDGRRSVIKSVQKGGGTVFVSEKVREDKVPDFLVKIAKKQKRKLAGREAQLLADHLGSDLAKAVKEVEKLCLVTEENGAIDADAIQRFVGISKDHNVFELQQAIGTRDALRAQRIAQYFAASPKDHPIEMTMGFLNGYFTKLAIAVQMKDAGQQALAEAMKVSPFFVRDYQAHARNYNLSQVVKAQHLLRQCDMRVKGLGGDGDRGEVLRELLARVME; encoded by the coding sequence ATGAAGCGCATCCTCGAGGGGGTGCGTGGCGGCCAGTTCGCACCGGTGTACCTGCTACATGGCGAGGAGTCCTTCTTCATCGACGTGCTGGCCGAAGCCGTGGAGCATAACACCCTGGCGCCCGAGGAACGGGATTTCAACCAGACCATACTCTATGGCCGCGACGTGGACCACGCGCTGGTGATCGATGCCTGCAAGCGCTACCCCATGATGGCCGAACGCCAACTGGTGGTGGTGCGTGAGTTGCAGACCTGGCGCATCGACGAGATCGAGAAGCTGGTGCCCTACCTGCTGAAGCCCACCCCCACCACCGTGCTGCTGCTGGTGCACCGGCACAAGAAGGTGGACGGCCGCCGCAGCGTGATCAAGAGCGTGCAGAAGGGCGGCGGAACGGTCTTCGTCAGCGAAAAGGTGCGGGAGGACAAGGTGCCCGACTTCCTGGTGAAGATCGCCAAGAAGCAGAAGCGGAAACTGGCCGGCCGGGAAGCGCAATTGCTGGCCGACCACCTGGGATCGGACCTGGCCAAGGCCGTGAAGGAAGTGGAGAAACTCTGCCTGGTGACCGAGGAGAACGGCGCCATCGATGCGGACGCGATCCAACGTTTCGTGGGCATCAGCAAGGACCACAACGTCTTCGAGCTGCAACAGGCCATCGGCACACGGGACGCCCTGCGGGCACAACGCATCGCGCAATACTTCGCCGCATCGCCCAAGGACCACCCCATCGAGATGACCATGGGTTTCCTCAACGGCTACTTCACCAAGCTGGCCATCGCCGTGCAGATGAAGGACGCCGGGCAGCAGGCGCTGGCCGAGGCCATGAAGGTCTCACCCTTCTTCGTGCGCGACTACCAGGCCCACGCCCGCAACTACAACCTGTCCCAGGTGGTGAAGGCCCAGCATCTGCTGCGGCAGTGCGACATGCGTGTGAAGGGCCTGGGAGGCGATGGCGACCGCGGTGAAGTGCTGCGCGAACTGCTCGCCCGCGTGATGGAGTGA